One genomic segment of Dehalococcoidales bacterium includes these proteins:
- a CDS encoding C4-type zinc ribbon domain-containing protein: protein MSLARQLHDLQEIDLALRSREQAQARISSQLGESREIARVRTRLADEQNRLEELTHQQHSLEWQVDDLSVKVSATEEKLFGGRIRNPKELANLQRENEEVKARQSQIEDRVLELMDQVEATTAAVKTSTAELARLEEEWRDQQQRLSTELTQLKESHADLTQKRAVQVAQIDSAVIEVYQQLQAQKGTAVAMVEQGTCRGCQIALPTTELQQVRGGGLVRCSSCGRILYLA from the coding sequence ATGAGTCTTGCCCGTCAGCTACACGACCTGCAGGAGATCGACCTGGCCCTGAGGTCCAGGGAGCAGGCCCAGGCCCGGATTAGCAGCCAGCTCGGTGAGAGCCGGGAGATAGCACGGGTGAGGACGCGGCTGGCTGACGAGCAGAACCGTCTCGAAGAATTAACACATCAGCAGCATTCGCTGGAATGGCAAGTGGACGACCTCTCTGTCAAGGTATCCGCCACCGAGGAGAAGCTGTTTGGCGGCAGGATACGCAATCCCAAGGAGCTTGCCAATCTCCAGCGTGAAAACGAGGAAGTGAAAGCCCGGCAAAGCCAGATTGAAGACCGGGTGCTGGAGCTGATGGACCAGGTGGAGGCAACAACGGCGGCCGTGAAGACCTCTACCGCGGAGCTGGCCAGGCTGGAGGAGGAGTGGCGGGACCAGCAGCAACGACTCTCCACCGAGCTAACTCAACTCAAGGAATCGCACGCTGACCTCACGCAGAAACGCGCAGTGCAAGTGGCGCAGATTGATTCCGCTGTAATCGAAGTCTACCAGCAATTACAGGCGCAGAAGGGTACTGCCGTAGCCATGGTGGAGCAGGGCACGTGCCGCGGCTGCCAGATAGCGTTACCCACCACCGAGCTCCAGCAGGTGAGGGGCGGCGGCCTGGTCCGCTGTAGTAGCTGCGGTCGTATCCTTTACCTTGCCTGA
- a CDS encoding ribonuclease HI family protein gives MITGTLVINADGASRGNPGPAAIGATIKDENGRLLASVSQRIGRTTNNQAEYRALIAALEKAISLEARRVDIRLDSELVVRQVEGRYKVKKATLRPLYLRVGELLGRLEGFTLTHVPREQNAEADRLANAALKRS, from the coding sequence ATGATAACAGGAACTCTGGTAATCAATGCCGATGGCGCCTCACGGGGTAATCCCGGTCCGGCGGCAATCGGTGCTACCATCAAGGACGAAAACGGCCGGTTGCTGGCCTCGGTCTCGCAGCGCATCGGCCGGACGACCAATAACCAGGCGGAGTACCGTGCCCTGATTGCTGCCCTGGAAAAGGCCATCAGCCTGGAGGCCCGGCGGGTGGATATCCGCCTTGATTCCGAGCTTGTCGTCCGGCAGGTCGAGGGCAGGTACAAGGTGAAGAAGGCGACTCTCCGCCCGCTCTACCTGCGGGTAGGAGAATTACTGGGCCGGCTCGAGGGCTTCACCCTGACGCATGTTCCCAGGGAGCAGAACGCTGAAGCGGACCGGCTGGCCAACGCCGCCCTGAAGAGAAGCTGA
- a CDS encoding acyl-CoA dehydrogenase family protein has translation MDFRFTEEQEKFRQEVIDFCDAELPGEAVAPASSPAFIQKVAGKGWLCLSIPEQYGGLGRDAVCRVILNEEMAYRQAPIPLGLYGRSFNLFGRICLKHGSEELKKKWLPRLAGGEAFGQCYTEPEAGTDVTRVQTRAVRHGDNYVVNGQKMFITTTHVLKHTLLMARTDPDAPAERGLSMFVMENTSPGITISPLMGMGGYRTNQIFLDDVKVPAENLIGEENRGYAYYLEDKPFYLHKEQGAEVGAVRRAFEDLVQYVRSTRRDGRLLSRSPMARRELAEMATSIRAMRTLSYRMAWMETRGLDLSHIASVARVFNVESWLKFNSVAMQLLGLSGQLRRGADNVPLGGAMGWHYE, from the coding sequence ATGGACTTTAGATTCACTGAAGAGCAGGAGAAATTCAGGCAGGAGGTCATTGACTTCTGCGATGCGGAGCTGCCCGGCGAAGCGGTAGCACCGGCGAGTTCACCTGCCTTCATCCAGAAGGTCGCCGGGAAGGGCTGGCTGTGTCTGTCCATCCCCGAGCAGTACGGCGGCCTGGGACGGGATGCCGTATGCCGTGTCATCCTCAATGAAGAGATGGCCTACCGTCAAGCTCCAATACCACTTGGCCTCTACGGTCGTTCGTTTAATCTCTTCGGGAGAATCTGCCTCAAGCATGGCAGTGAGGAACTGAAGAAGAAATGGCTCCCCCGGTTGGCAGGAGGCGAAGCCTTCGGCCAGTGCTATACCGAACCGGAAGCCGGCACTGATGTAACCAGGGTTCAGACCAGGGCCGTACGCCACGGCGACAACTACGTGGTCAATGGCCAGAAGATGTTCATAACCACCACCCACGTTCTCAAGCACACGTTACTGATGGCCAGAACCGACCCTGACGCTCCTGCCGAAAGAGGCCTGAGCATGTTCGTTATGGAGAACACCTCTCCGGGAATAACCATCAGCCCCCTGATGGGTATGGGTGGATACAGGACGAACCAGATTTTTCTGGACGATGTGAAAGTGCCCGCTGAAAACCTGATTGGCGAGGAGAACCGGGGATATGCCTACTACCTGGAGGATAAACCCTTCTATCTGCACAAAGAACAGGGTGCTGAGGTAGGAGCGGTACGGCGGGCTTTTGAGGACCTGGTCCAGTATGTCAGGAGCACCAGGAGGGACGGGCGCTTGCTCAGCCGGAGCCCGATGGCCCGCCGGGAACTGGCGGAAATGGCTACCAGCATCAGGGCGATGCGCACACTTTCCTACCGCATGGCCTGGATGGAGACCCGGGGACTTGACCTCTCTCACATTGCATCGGTAGCCAGGGTATTCAATGTTGAATCATGGCTGAAGTTCAATAGTGTCGCCATGCAATTACTGGGGCTAAGCGGACAGCTACGACGTGGAGCAGATAACGTGCCTCTCGGCGGTGCAATGGGCTGGCACTATGAG
- a CDS encoding DUF120 domain-containing protein, with protein MEEKQVYRGIIKTGRGAGAGEMSAPGVLEGFRQLTGLAVIPGTLNIDLTEVFDLSLLSYNSSAELGMTQIDLRALGIDFDGEQGMHYGRIAIANEYPGCIICFTWVDCPGINAELVSPHHLRNTLNLQDGDTVEFTLV; from the coding sequence ATGGAAGAAAAACAGGTCTACCGGGGTATAATCAAGACGGGGCGTGGAGCGGGCGCAGGGGAAATGTCTGCCCCCGGAGTGCTTGAAGGGTTCCGGCAATTGACCGGACTTGCTGTCATACCGGGGACGCTGAATATAGACCTTACCGAAGTCTTCGACCTGTCCCTTCTGAGCTACAATTCCTCTGCAGAGCTAGGCATGACACAGATAGACCTTCGTGCACTGGGGATAGACTTCGATGGCGAGCAGGGTATGCACTACGGTCGGATAGCAATCGCTAATGAGTACCCCGGTTGTATTATCTGCTTCACGTGGGTCGACTGCCCCGGCATCAATGCCGAACTGGTCAGCCCCCACCATCTGCGCAACACTCTCAATCTGCAGGACGGGGACACAGTCGAGTTCACGCTGGTATGA